A single region of the Kineosporiaceae bacterium SCSIO 59966 genome encodes:
- a CDS encoding carbohydrate ABC transporter substrate-binding protein, with amino-acid sequence MAFSTRRRRSAAVAGGLGIALVLTACGGDSGDGGDGDAEAGGEVDCSAFEEFGDLEGETVSVYTSIVSPEDAPHIESYKPFEECTGAEIDYEGSREFEAQLVVRIQSGNAPDIAYIPQPGLLQTLVRDTGAVVPAPDSVAANVDEFWNEDWKAYGSVDGTFYAAPIGANVKSFVWYSPSMFEEAGYEIPQTWDELIDLSDQIVADGGVPWCAGIGSGDATGWPATDWLEDLVLRTAGPEVYDQWVAHEIPFDDPQIAEALAEVGSILKNEEYVNGGLGGVQSIASTEFGDAGLPILDGACWMHRQASFYQANWPEGTEVAEDGDVFAFYLPSMDDTRPLLGGGEFAAAFSDRPAVQAFQTYLSSDDWANEKAKVSGPGWVSSNTGLDPANLESPIDQLSAELFQDEEAVFRFDASDLMPGEVGAGSFWTEMTNWIANDKDDQAVLEAIEASWP; translated from the coding sequence ATGGCATTCAGTACGCGCAGACGTCGTTCTGCCGCGGTCGCGGGCGGTCTGGGCATCGCCCTCGTCCTGACCGCCTGCGGCGGCGACAGCGGCGACGGCGGAGACGGCGACGCCGAGGCCGGCGGCGAGGTCGACTGCTCGGCGTTCGAGGAGTTCGGCGACCTGGAGGGCGAGACGGTCTCGGTCTACACCTCGATCGTCTCCCCCGAGGACGCCCCGCACATCGAGTCCTACAAGCCGTTCGAGGAGTGCACCGGGGCCGAGATCGACTACGAGGGCTCCCGCGAGTTCGAGGCCCAGCTCGTCGTCCGGATCCAGTCCGGCAACGCCCCGGACATCGCCTACATCCCCCAGCCGGGCCTGCTGCAGACGCTGGTGCGTGACACCGGAGCAGTCGTCCCGGCCCCGGACAGCGTCGCGGCCAACGTCGACGAGTTCTGGAACGAGGACTGGAAGGCGTACGGCTCGGTCGACGGCACCTTCTACGCGGCCCCGATCGGCGCGAACGTCAAGTCGTTCGTCTGGTACTCCCCCTCGATGTTCGAGGAGGCGGGCTACGAGATCCCGCAGACCTGGGACGAGCTCATCGACCTGTCCGACCAGATCGTCGCCGACGGCGGCGTGCCGTGGTGCGCCGGCATCGGGTCCGGCGACGCGACGGGCTGGCCGGCCACCGACTGGCTGGAGGACCTCGTGCTGCGCACCGCGGGCCCGGAGGTCTACGACCAGTGGGTCGCTCACGAGATCCCGTTCGACGACCCGCAGATCGCGGAGGCGCTCGCGGAGGTCGGCTCGATCCTCAAGAACGAGGAGTACGTCAACGGTGGCCTGGGCGGGGTCCAGAGCATCGCCTCCACCGAGTTCGGCGACGCCGGCCTGCCGATCCTCGACGGGGCGTGCTGGATGCACCGCCAGGCGTCCTTCTACCAGGCCAACTGGCCTGAGGGCACCGAGGTGGCCGAGGACGGCGACGTCTTCGCGTTCTACCTCCCGTCGATGGACGACACCCGGCCGCTGCTCGGCGGTGGCGAGTTCGCCGCCGCGTTCTCGGACCGGCCGGCCGTGCAGGCGTTCCAGACCTACCTGTCCTCGGACGACTGGGCGAACGAGAAGGCGAAGGTCAGCGGGCCGGGCTGGGTGAGCTCGAACACCGGCCTGGACCCGGCGAACCTCGAGTCGCCGATCGACCAGCTGTCCGCCGAGCTGTTCCAGGACGAGGAGGCCGTCTTCCGGTTCGACGCCTCCGACCTCATGCCCGGTGAGGTCGGTGCCGGCAGCTTCTGGACCGAGATGACGAACTGGATCGCCAACGACAAGGACGACCAGGCCGTTCTCGAGGCCATCGAGGCGTCCTGGCCGTGA